A part of Streptomyces sp. NBC_00557 genomic DNA contains:
- the cseC gene encoding two-component system sensor histidine kinase CseC, whose product MRGILRHPVRRMERAGLHTGLRWKLSAAIALVAGLVAIALSLVVHNAARVSMLDNARDLANQRVQIAQRNYELSRRPNFPNIKVDDPELPDALREKVEEGRKASDVIDHGRAPDIWAAVPTKDGHVLSLHSHMPDRSTDVMKDLDQALVIGSVAVVFCGSALGVLIGGQLSRRLRKAAAAANRVARGETDVRVREAIGGVVRDETDDLARAVDAMADALQQRLEAERRVTADIAHELRTPVTGLLTAAELLPPGRPTELVLDRAKAMRTLVEDVLEVARLDGASERAELQDIMLGEFVRRRVAAKDPDVAVRVVHESEVTTDPRRLERVLFNLLANAARHGRPPIEVTVEGRVIRVRDHGPGFPEELLAEGPSRFRTGSKDRAGTGHGLGLTIAAGQARVLGARLTFRNVRPVGAPPGVPAEGAVAVLWLPEHAPTATGSYPVLPLPEGTA is encoded by the coding sequence ATGCGGGGGATCCTTCGGCACCCGGTCCGGCGGATGGAGCGGGCGGGCCTGCACACCGGACTCAGGTGGAAGCTCAGCGCGGCGATCGCTCTGGTCGCGGGCCTGGTGGCGATCGCGCTCAGCCTGGTCGTGCACAACGCGGCCCGGGTCTCGATGCTCGACAACGCGCGCGACCTGGCCAACCAGCGCGTCCAGATCGCGCAGCGCAACTACGAGCTGAGCCGGCGGCCGAACTTCCCCAACATCAAGGTCGACGACCCCGAACTGCCGGACGCGCTGCGCGAGAAGGTCGAGGAGGGCCGCAAGGCCAGCGACGTCATCGACCACGGCCGCGCGCCGGACATCTGGGCGGCCGTACCGACCAAGGACGGGCACGTGCTGTCCCTGCACAGCCATATGCCGGACCGTTCCACCGACGTGATGAAGGACCTCGACCAGGCGCTGGTCATCGGCTCCGTCGCGGTCGTGTTCTGCGGCAGCGCCCTCGGGGTGCTGATCGGCGGGCAGCTGTCCCGGCGGCTGCGCAAGGCGGCGGCCGCCGCGAACCGGGTCGCCAGGGGCGAGACCGACGTCCGGGTGCGCGAGGCCATAGGCGGGGTCGTACGGGACGAGACCGACGATCTCGCGCGCGCGGTGGACGCCATGGCGGACGCGCTGCAGCAGCGCCTGGAGGCCGAGCGGCGGGTCACGGCCGACATCGCGCACGAGCTGCGCACCCCGGTGACGGGCCTGCTCACGGCCGCCGAACTGCTGCCGCCGGGCCGCCCGACCGAACTCGTCCTGGACCGGGCGAAGGCGATGCGCACGCTCGTCGAGGACGTCCTGGAGGTGGCCCGCCTGGACGGCGCCTCGGAGCGGGCCGAGCTGCAGGACATCATGCTCGGCGAGTTCGTGCGGCGCCGGGTGGCGGCCAAGGACCCGGACGTCGCCGTGCGGGTGGTGCACGAGTCGGAGGTCACCACCGACCCGCGCCGGCTGGAGCGGGTGCTGTTCAACCTGCTCGCCAACGCCGCCCGGCACGGCAGGCCGCCGATCGAGGTGACCGTCGAGGGCCGGGTGATCCGGGTCCGCGACCACGGTCCCGGCTTCCCCGAGGAACTGCTCGCCGAAGGCCCGAGCCGCTTCCGCACGGGCAGCAAGGACCGCGCCGGTACGGGCCACGGGCTGGGCCTGACCATCGCGGCGGGCCAGGCCCGCGTCCTCGGCGCCCGTCTGACCTTCCGCAACGTACGCCCCGTCGGGGCGCCGCCCGGCGTCCCGGCGGAGGGCGCGGTGGCGGTGCTGTGGCTTCCCGAGCACGCCCCCACGGCGACGGGCAGCTATCCGGTGCTGCCCCTGCCGGAGGGCACGGCCTGA
- a CDS encoding TetR-like C-terminal domain-containing protein, with protein MRGAWWFRAEPARPPALRADLRHLAVATFEAAQRPPSGPALRTLVREAARDAHLAELMREFTQSRRAVVRAVLERGRERGEPAADRDVALLVDQVYGLFWYRFLLGHAPLEAAAAERLTESLLR; from the coding sequence CTGCGCGGAGCCTGGTGGTTCCGGGCGGAGCCTGCCCGGCCGCCGGCCCTCAGGGCGGATCTGCGCCACCTGGCCGTCGCCACGTTCGAGGCGGCCCAGCGGCCGCCGTCCGGGCCGGCCCTGCGCACCCTGGTCCGGGAGGCGGCACGGGATGCGCATCTGGCCGAGCTGATGCGGGAGTTCACCCAGTCGCGCCGGGCGGTGGTTCGCGCGGTGCTCGAACGCGGCCGGGAGCGCGGCGAACCGGCCGCCGACCGGGACGTCGCCCTCCTGGTCGACCAGGTCTACGGGCTCTTCTGGTACCGCTTCCTGCTGGGGCACGCTCCGCTGGAGGCGGCCGCCGCCGAGCGGCTCACCGAGTCGCTGCTCCGGTGA
- a CDS encoding VOC family protein, with translation MIKGLAITTVWVLDQDRAKDFYTQKLGLEVRTDMTMGEGGARWLTVGAHGQPDVELTLMVPGPPAMDPESAEMMKKLVAKGALGAGVLVTDDIHGDYEKLRERGVEFLQEPQERPYGTEALFRDDSGNWFSFTQRREGGLDLERDWAC, from the coding sequence ATGATCAAGGGGCTTGCCATCACCACCGTCTGGGTCCTCGACCAGGACCGGGCCAAGGACTTCTACACCCAGAAACTCGGCCTCGAGGTCCGTACGGACATGACCATGGGCGAGGGCGGCGCGCGCTGGCTGACCGTCGGCGCCCACGGCCAGCCCGACGTGGAGCTGACCCTCATGGTGCCGGGGCCGCCGGCGATGGATCCCGAGTCCGCCGAGATGATGAAGAAGCTCGTCGCGAAGGGCGCGCTGGGCGCGGGCGTGCTGGTGACGGACGACATCCACGGGGACTACGAGAAGCTCAGGGAGCGCGGGGTCGAGTTCCTCCAGGAACCCCAGGAGCGGCCCTACGGCACGGAGGCGTTGTTCCGCGACGACTCCGGCAACTGGTTCTCGTTCACACAGCGCCGGGAAGGCGGGCTGGACCTGGAGCGCGACTGGGCGTGCTGA
- a CDS encoding helix-turn-helix transcriptional regulator — translation MDKLRRMRLAKDAMDRDWADPGLDLDAVAARAGYSRFHFLRAFKDVYGETPGRYLTHRRIERAEEMLRSADLTVTEICTLVGFSSLGTFSARFKARTGLTPSEYRARHVRRGAALIPGCYAMLWAGGFSTARSEKRSGPGSAYGGEEPSAGADGTPSEDGTTSAVSTTGRRAEP, via the coding sequence ATGGACAAGCTGCGCCGTATGCGTCTGGCCAAGGACGCCATGGACCGGGACTGGGCGGATCCCGGGCTCGACCTGGACGCCGTGGCGGCCCGCGCCGGGTACTCGCGGTTCCACTTCCTGCGCGCCTTCAAGGACGTCTACGGCGAGACGCCGGGCCGGTATCTGACCCACCGGCGGATCGAGCGGGCCGAGGAGATGCTGCGCAGCGCCGACCTCACCGTGACCGAGATCTGCACCCTCGTCGGCTTCAGCAGTCTCGGCACGTTCTCCGCCCGCTTCAAGGCCCGCACCGGACTCACCCCGAGCGAGTACCGCGCACGGCACGTGAGGCGCGGCGCCGCCCTGATACCCGGGTGCTACGCCATGCTCTGGGCCGGCGGATTCAGCACCGCAAGATCGGAGAAGCGCTCCGGGCCCGGCTCTGCCTACGGTGGCGAAGAGCCGTCCGCCGGTGCGGACGGCACCCCCAGCGAGGACGGCACCACCAGCGCCGTCAGCACCACCGGCAGGAGGGCCGAACCATGA
- a CDS encoding MDR family MFS transporter yields the protein MADTVENVTESKPPRSVRVVLLALMIAMMLAMLDNMIVGTAMPTIVGELGGLEHLSWVVTGYTLATAASTPIWGKIGDMYGRKGAFLSSIVLFLIGSALSGMAQNMDQLIGFRAVQGLGAGGLMVGVMAIIGDLIPPRERGKYTGMMAGVMALAMIGGPLVGGTITDNWGWRWSFYINLPLGAVALALVSAVLHLPKKRAQARIDYLGVALLTVGITAIVLVTTWGGTEYAWSSTRIMELIALGVVALIGFVWWQTKAVEPVLPLHMFKSRNFTLMSLIGFITGFVMFGATLYLPLYQQSVQGASATNSGLLLLPMLGAMLVTSMVAGRVTTNSGRYKVFPIAGGALMIVGLYLLSLMDTGTTRLTSGIYMAVLGLGMGCLMQITMLVAQNSVEMKDMGVASSSTTLFRTLGSSFGVAIMGALFNDRVKHVMAERAGALGKGVTEKSAQLDAKSLAKLPAAAREAYQHAVSAGTHSAFLLGAGIAVIVLVAALFVKEVPLRTGKPSAESGEDAAPVQVVEAV from the coding sequence ATGGCGGACACAGTAGAAAACGTCACGGAGAGCAAACCGCCGAGAAGCGTGCGCGTGGTCCTCCTCGCGCTCATGATCGCGATGATGCTCGCGATGCTCGACAACATGATCGTGGGCACGGCGATGCCGACGATCGTGGGCGAGCTGGGCGGTCTGGAGCACCTGTCCTGGGTGGTCACCGGCTACACCCTGGCCACCGCGGCCTCGACCCCGATCTGGGGCAAGATCGGCGACATGTACGGGCGCAAGGGCGCCTTCCTCAGCTCGATCGTGCTGTTCCTGATCGGATCGGCGCTCAGCGGCATGGCCCAGAACATGGACCAGCTGATCGGCTTCCGCGCCGTGCAGGGTCTCGGCGCCGGCGGTCTGATGGTCGGCGTCATGGCGATCATCGGCGACCTGATACCGCCGCGGGAGCGCGGCAAGTACACCGGCATGATGGCCGGCGTGATGGCGCTGGCCATGATCGGCGGCCCGCTGGTCGGCGGCACCATCACCGACAACTGGGGCTGGCGCTGGTCCTTCTACATCAACCTGCCGCTCGGCGCCGTCGCCCTGGCGCTGGTCAGCGCCGTGCTGCACCTGCCCAAGAAGCGGGCGCAGGCGCGCATCGACTACCTGGGCGTCGCGCTGCTGACCGTCGGCATCACCGCCATCGTGCTGGTCACCACCTGGGGCGGCACCGAGTACGCCTGGAGCTCCACGCGGATCATGGAGCTGATCGCCCTCGGCGTCGTCGCCCTGATCGGCTTCGTGTGGTGGCAGACCAAGGCCGTCGAGCCGGTTCTGCCGCTGCACATGTTCAAGAGCCGCAACTTCACCCTGATGTCCCTCATCGGCTTCATCACCGGCTTCGTGATGTTCGGCGCCACGCTCTACCTGCCGCTGTACCAGCAGTCGGTGCAGGGCGCCTCGGCGACCAACTCCGGTCTGCTGCTGCTGCCGATGCTCGGCGCGATGCTCGTGACCTCGATGGTCGCGGGCCGGGTCACCACCAACAGCGGCCGGTACAAGGTCTTCCCGATCGCCGGCGGCGCCCTGATGATCGTCGGGCTGTATCTGCTGTCGCTGATGGACACGGGCACGACCCGGCTGACCTCCGGCATCTACATGGCCGTGCTGGGCCTGGGCATGGGCTGCCTGATGCAGATCACCATGCTGGTCGCGCAGAACAGCGTGGAGATGAAGGACATGGGCGTCGCGTCCTCGTCCACCACCCTGTTCCGTACGCTCGGCTCCTCCTTCGGCGTGGCCATCATGGGCGCGCTGTTCAACGACCGCGTCAAGCACGTGATGGCCGAGCGGGCCGGCGCCCTGGGCAAGGGCGTCACCGAGAAGTCCGCGCAGCTGGACGCGAAGAGCCTGGCCAAGCTGCCCGCCGCGGCGCGCGAGGCCTACCAGCACGCGGTGTCCGCCGGCACCCACTCGGCGTTCCTGCTGGGCGCGGGGATCGCGGTGATCGTGCTCGTCGCGGCGCTGTTCGTGAAGGAGGTTCCGCTGCGGACCGGCAAACCTTCGGCGGAGAGCGGCGAGGACGCGGCTCCGGTGCAGGTCGTCGAGGCCGTGTGA
- a CDS encoding TetR/AcrR family transcriptional regulator, with protein MGGTMDGTKQQRRGNTRQRIQDIALELFAEQGYEKTSLREIAERLDVTKAALYYHFKTKEEIIVSLFEDLTQPIEDLIEWGRSQPHTLETKQEIVRRYSAALAGAEPLFRFMQENQATVRELRIGDTFKDRMRGLRDILIDPEADLVDQVRSVSAMFTLHAGMFVMQDLERDPAKVREAVLEVAMDLVTQAHQHAHGER; from the coding sequence ATGGGCGGCACCATGGACGGCACCAAGCAGCAGCGCCGCGGCAACACCCGCCAGCGCATCCAGGACATCGCGCTCGAACTCTTCGCGGAGCAGGGCTACGAGAAGACGTCTCTGCGCGAGATCGCCGAGCGTCTCGACGTGACGAAGGCGGCCCTGTACTACCACTTCAAGACCAAGGAAGAGATCATCGTCAGCCTCTTCGAGGATCTGACGCAGCCGATCGAGGACCTGATCGAGTGGGGCCGCAGCCAGCCGCACACCCTGGAGACGAAGCAGGAGATCGTACGGCGCTACAGCGCGGCCCTGGCCGGCGCCGAGCCGCTGTTCCGCTTCATGCAGGAGAACCAGGCGACGGTACGGGAACTGCGCATCGGCGACACCTTCAAGGACCGGATGCGCGGCCTGCGGGACATCCTCATCGACCCGGAGGCCGACCTCGTCGACCAGGTGCGCTCGGTCAGCGCCATGTTCACCCTGCACGCCGGGATGTTCGTGATGCAGGACCTGGAACGCGACCCCGCCAAGGTGCGGGAGGCCGTGCTCGAGGTCGCCATGGACCTGGTGACCCAGGCGCACCAGCACGCCCACGGCGAGCGGTAG
- a CDS encoding HAD family acid phosphatase: protein MTRRPWARRISVTAVSVAALAALAAPAHAADTTAVTSSSTAKVDYATWQKDCQTVMDQALPYLKERIAEARPGEKQAIVFDIDNTTLETDFGFSYPQPANKPVLNVARYAQEHGVSLFFVTARPGIIYLPTEYNLEHDGYDVSGLYVRDLFDLFKDVAAYKTAQRVDIENKGYTIIANIGNSATDLTGGHAEKTFKLPDYDGQLS, encoded by the coding sequence ATGACCAGACGCCCCTGGGCGCGCCGCATTTCCGTCACCGCCGTCTCCGTGGCCGCCCTCGCCGCGCTGGCCGCCCCGGCCCACGCGGCGGACACCACGGCGGTCACGAGCAGTTCCACGGCGAAGGTCGACTACGCCACCTGGCAGAAGGACTGCCAGACGGTGATGGACCAGGCCCTGCCGTACCTGAAGGAACGCATCGCCGAGGCCCGGCCGGGCGAGAAGCAGGCGATCGTCTTCGACATCGACAACACCACGCTGGAGACCGACTTCGGCTTCAGCTACCCGCAGCCGGCCAACAAGCCCGTCCTGAACGTGGCACGGTACGCCCAGGAGCACGGCGTCTCCCTGTTCTTCGTCACGGCCCGCCCGGGCATCATCTACCTGCCCACCGAGTACAACCTCGAGCACGACGGCTACGACGTCTCCGGCCTCTACGTCCGCGACCTGTTCGACCTCTTCAAGGACGTCGCCGCCTACAAGACCGCCCAGCGCGTCGACATCGAGAACAAGGGCTACACGATCATCGCGAACATCGGCAACAGCGCCACCGACCTTACCGGCGGCCACGCCGAGAAGACCTTCAAACTGCCGGACTACGACGGGCAGTTGTCGTAA
- a CDS encoding NACHT domain-containing protein, translating into MEPTVLGSKLASSVIGPMVRKLFVQDGPGAGLVDRPVRMRDLVSFRGEKRTLGEKEVRRLAGRLVAEAMAAPGERPFPPDEEIAVTDTLTGRLLALGDLDMDDVQAVRLGSHELARQLRRHAPPPDGLSADACVFLDSATQWACLHILEFFSRRSTFVARTLVEQTRVQRELIAKVDEVIARIPRPDARDIAFERRYLPYIADRHNHITIYGIDLRDSPDRWPLEVAYLSLEATAEEDTVRDEEQRPVSAAGRLPAEDALHADSRVLLRGDAGSGKTTLVQWLAVTAARDGHRIPYVLPLRTLIRTGPLPSPAEFLKAVGCPLTPPEGWADRILTAGRGLILVDGLDEIPAADRHRTRDWLRSLLVAYPGNHWMLTSRPTAVRPDWLAEEGFRELTLAPMRRSEVTTFVRRWHAAAQAPAYEGPLLDSLRTKRDLARLATNPLMCGLICALHRERRGYLPTGRKELYDAALTMLLARRDRERGMGAELGEEVQLELLQRLAYALVLSGRTEMDVDTAEGIVERCLPTVASAQGDAATVLRTLLLRSGLLRQPADGVVDFVHRTFQDYLGARYAVEEGHLDVLTSHADDTQWEDVVRMAVAHARPRERAAVLRQLLARETPRLTLLALACLEHAAALEPAVRADVEARAAALIPPRTTKDARALAEAGPLVLELLPGPEGLTDEEARGVVVTASLLGQEEPEGALAVLRRFREHPDLGVRRQLVGTWHRFDSEEYASEVLDHVDRGDLLLSAGTAEQRASMARMRPWPRLHFWGRHRVEDILAAVPVPEAVRRIDFRDNPDLTDLSALLPFSSLDGLQLRGCPRAEGLDRLSALPLTRLAFGPIADMRGLRSLRSLTRLSLAQEVPSRDLTDILPVEAPLEFLFLDRGSTDVSGLRGLRHWRGLRTLSLGPLTTRLTAADWEEVAALPELTQLHLHADMLGFLSRSFIVMPELPRIEVLRVSWMRGREDLALLVPRLPGLRTVKLQSRLGYSLSAPRWARLFRHAEVTVEEI; encoded by the coding sequence ATGGAGCCGACGGTTCTGGGCAGCAAGCTGGCCTCCAGCGTGATCGGCCCGATGGTGAGGAAGCTGTTCGTCCAGGACGGCCCCGGGGCCGGGCTGGTCGACAGACCGGTGCGGATGCGGGACCTGGTGTCCTTCCGGGGCGAGAAGCGCACACTTGGCGAGAAAGAGGTGCGCAGGCTGGCGGGCCGACTGGTGGCGGAGGCCATGGCCGCACCGGGCGAGCGCCCGTTCCCACCGGACGAGGAGATCGCCGTCACCGACACCCTGACCGGCCGGCTGCTCGCCCTGGGCGACCTGGACATGGACGACGTACAGGCCGTACGACTCGGCAGTCATGAACTCGCCCGGCAGCTGCGCCGCCACGCACCGCCCCCCGACGGGCTGTCCGCCGACGCGTGCGTCTTCCTCGACTCGGCGACGCAGTGGGCGTGCCTGCACATCCTGGAGTTCTTCAGCCGCCGTTCCACCTTTGTCGCCCGAACCCTGGTGGAGCAGACCCGGGTCCAGCGGGAACTGATAGCCAAGGTGGACGAGGTCATCGCCCGTATTCCGCGCCCCGACGCCCGTGACATCGCCTTCGAACGCCGCTATCTGCCGTACATCGCCGACCGCCACAACCACATCACCATCTACGGCATCGACCTGCGCGACTCCCCCGACCGCTGGCCCCTCGAAGTCGCCTATCTGAGCCTGGAGGCGACGGCGGAGGAGGACACCGTACGGGACGAGGAGCAGCGCCCGGTCAGCGCGGCCGGCCGCCTGCCCGCCGAGGATGCGCTGCACGCCGACTCCCGCGTGCTGCTGCGCGGCGATGCGGGTTCCGGGAAGACGACGCTCGTGCAGTGGCTGGCGGTGACGGCGGCCAGGGACGGTCACCGCATCCCGTACGTCCTCCCCCTGCGCACCCTGATCCGCACGGGTCCGCTGCCGTCGCCCGCCGAGTTCCTGAAGGCCGTGGGCTGCCCGCTGACCCCGCCGGAGGGCTGGGCCGACCGCATCCTGACGGCGGGACGCGGCCTGATCCTGGTCGACGGCCTGGACGAGATCCCGGCCGCCGACCGCCACCGCACCCGCGACTGGCTGCGCTCCCTGCTCGTGGCCTACCCCGGCAACCACTGGATGCTGACCTCCCGCCCGACAGCCGTACGCCCCGACTGGCTGGCCGAGGAAGGCTTCCGAGAACTGACCCTGGCCCCGATGCGCCGTTCCGAGGTGACGACGTTCGTACGGCGCTGGCACGCGGCGGCGCAGGCCCCGGCGTACGAGGGGCCGCTCCTGGACTCCCTGCGCACGAAGCGCGACCTGGCCCGGCTCGCCACCAACCCCCTGATGTGCGGCCTGATCTGCGCCCTGCACCGGGAACGCCGCGGCTACCTCCCCACGGGCCGCAAGGAGCTGTACGACGCCGCCCTCACCATGCTGCTCGCCCGCCGGGACCGGGAGCGGGGCATGGGTGCCGAGCTGGGCGAGGAAGTACAGCTGGAGCTGCTCCAGCGGCTGGCGTACGCGCTGGTGCTCAGCGGCCGCACGGAGATGGACGTCGACACGGCGGAGGGGATCGTGGAGCGGTGCCTGCCGACCGTCGCATCGGCGCAGGGTGACGCGGCGACGGTGCTGCGAACACTGCTGCTGCGCAGTGGTCTGCTGCGCCAACCCGCGGACGGCGTCGTGGACTTCGTCCACCGCACCTTCCAGGACTACCTGGGCGCGCGGTACGCGGTGGAGGAGGGGCACCTGGACGTCCTGACCAGCCACGCCGACGACACCCAGTGGGAGGACGTCGTCCGGATGGCAGTGGCGCATGCCCGGCCGCGCGAACGGGCCGCGGTGCTACGGCAGTTGCTGGCTCGGGAAACTCCCCGGCTGACCTTGCTGGCGCTGGCGTGCCTGGAACACGCGGCGGCTCTGGAACCGGCGGTACGGGCGGACGTGGAGGCGCGAGCCGCGGCGCTGATCCCGCCGCGCACGACGAAGGATGCGAGGGCTCTGGCGGAGGCGGGTCCACTGGTGCTGGAGCTGCTGCCGGGGCCGGAGGGCCTGACCGACGAAGAGGCACGGGGAGTGGTGGTCACCGCCTCGCTGCTCGGGCAGGAGGAGCCGGAAGGGGCGCTGGCGGTGCTGCGGCGGTTCCGGGAGCACCCGGACCTGGGTGTACGGCGTCAGCTCGTGGGCACCTGGCATCGGTTCGACAGTGAGGAGTACGCGTCCGAAGTACTGGACCATGTGGACCGGGGGGACCTGCTGCTGTCCGCCGGGACCGCCGAGCAGCGCGCTTCGATGGCCCGGATGCGTCCTTGGCCACGGCTCCACTTCTGGGGCCGGCACCGGGTCGAGGACATTCTGGCCGCCGTGCCGGTGCCCGAGGCGGTGCGCCGGATCGACTTCCGGGACAATCCCGACCTCACCGATCTGAGCGCCCTGCTCCCGTTCAGCTCACTGGACGGGCTGCAGCTCAGGGGCTGTCCGAGAGCGGAAGGCCTGGACCGCCTGTCCGCACTGCCGCTCACCCGGCTTGCCTTCGGCCCGATCGCCGACATGCGGGGCCTGCGGTCGCTGCGGTCCCTGACCCGGCTCTCCCTGGCCCAGGAAGTGCCGAGCCGCGACCTCACCGACATCCTTCCGGTGGAGGCGCCGCTCGAATTCCTCTTCCTGGACCGCGGCAGCACCGACGTCTCAGGGCTGCGCGGCCTGCGGCACTGGCGCGGCCTGCGGACGCTGAGCCTTGGCCCCCTGACCACCCGGCTGACGGCTGCCGACTGGGAGGAGGTCGCCGCGCTGCCCGAGCTGACTCAGCTCCATCTGCACGCGGACATGCTGGGCTTCCTTTCGCGTTCCTTCATCGTCATGCCCGAACTCCCGCGCATCGAGGTGCTGCGGGTCTCCTGGATGCGCGGCCGTGAAGACCTCGCTCTTCTGGTACCCCGGCTTCCGGGACTCCGCACGGTGAAGCTGCAGAGTCGGCTTGGATACTCCTTGTCGGCTCCGCGCTGGGCAAGGCTCTTCCGGCACGCGGAAGTCACCGTGGAAGAGATCTGA